In Desulfuribacillus alkaliarsenatis, the following proteins share a genomic window:
- a CDS encoding nucleotidyltransferase: MNATGIIVEYNPFHNGHAYHIEKSKQATNADTLVAVMSGNFLQRGEPAITDKWTRADMALRAGVDIVLELPTVYATQNAQVFAYGAISILHQLGCVNSICFGSESGSIDALDKISSILLNESKDFKHSIKQQMQSGVSYPKAMEAALLAEYPDLESNIRLQANNTLGLMYMLALKQLESSITPYTIKRTAADYHATTITDKAIASATAIRKLIETETFDAIAPYVPGVTLDILRTTYKDILTLDDFRNMLFSKLYPLKASDLQCYVDIDKGLATRITKYCKNAPTVSSLISQIKCKNYTWTRIQRALIHILLNMMKKDLEQLKPAQYARVLGFNAKGQTFLQQAKKSSSIPIITNWGRESFLYSDYDITATRIYSLIEQQRRKNEISMSGLVNRDFTLPPIRF, from the coding sequence ATGAATGCCACTGGTATAATAGTCGAATATAACCCTTTTCATAACGGTCACGCTTATCATATAGAAAAAAGCAAACAAGCTACTAATGCAGATACCTTAGTTGCTGTCATGAGTGGCAACTTCCTACAGCGCGGTGAACCAGCTATCACCGATAAATGGACACGAGCCGACATGGCCTTACGTGCTGGTGTTGATATTGTATTAGAATTACCGACCGTATATGCAACCCAAAATGCTCAAGTGTTTGCTTATGGTGCTATAAGTATACTACATCAATTAGGTTGTGTGAATTCTATATGCTTTGGGAGTGAATCTGGTAGCATTGACGCTTTAGACAAAATAAGCTCCATATTATTAAATGAATCTAAGGATTTTAAACACTCAATAAAGCAACAGATGCAATCTGGGGTCTCATATCCTAAAGCTATGGAAGCCGCTTTATTAGCGGAATATCCAGATTTAGAAAGCAATATTAGATTGCAAGCAAACAATACATTGGGCTTAATGTACATGCTTGCGCTAAAACAATTAGAAAGTTCGATTACACCATACACAATTAAAAGAACTGCTGCCGATTATCATGCTACAACTATAACTGATAAAGCGATTGCAAGCGCCACAGCAATCCGCAAATTAATTGAGACTGAAACTTTTGACGCAATTGCTCCCTACGTTCCTGGTGTAACATTAGATATTCTAAGGACAACCTACAAAGATATATTAACATTAGATGATTTCAGAAATATGTTATTCTCTAAGCTTTATCCTCTAAAAGCAAGCGATTTGCAGTGCTATGTTGATATAGACAAAGGCCTAGCTACGCGAATTACAAAGTATTGCAAAAATGCACCTACTGTTTCAAGCTTAATTAGCCAAATAAAGTGCAAAAATTATACTTGGACACGGATTCAAAGGGCACTGATACATATTTTATTGAACATGATGAAAAAAGATTTGGAACAATTGAAGCCTGCTCAATACGCCCGGGTTTTAGGTTTTAATGCAAAAGGGCAAACATTTCTACAACAAGCTAAAAAGTCCAGCTCAATTCCAATAATCACTAACTGGGGTCGTGAGTCGTTTTTATATTCTGATTATG
- a CDS encoding YceD family protein produces the protein MKIRIEKEYPITKDHQYIKTTIDLQELTDDSLINDITEVLVDIEVVNTKPREYQVSGSVKTTIGLICGNCLQDLQVNVNSTLDEIFVLAEMTDFESGAIEESDDKFNYIAGQVIDLKPFIKQEILLSLPMKPLCKEVCKGLCPKCGVNRNIESCDCNTQRIDPRLADLADFFKK, from the coding sequence ATGAAGATACGTATTGAAAAGGAATATCCTATTACAAAGGATCACCAGTATATTAAGACTACAATTGATTTACAGGAATTAACAGACGATTCATTGATTAATGATATTACTGAAGTTCTTGTAGATATTGAAGTTGTCAATACTAAGCCGCGAGAATATCAAGTATCTGGTTCAGTAAAAACAACGATAGGGTTGATATGCGGTAACTGTTTGCAGGATTTACAAGTTAATGTAAATTCTACCCTTGATGAAATATTTGTACTTGCTGAAATGACTGATTTTGAATCTGGTGCAATTGAAGAATCAGATGACAAATTCAATTACATAGCAGGACAAGTAATTGATTTAAAACCATTTATTAAACAAGAAATCTTACTAAGCTTACCCATGAAGCCGCTATGCAAAGAAGTGTGCAAAGGACTTTGTCCTAAATGTGGTGTTAATAGAAATATAGAATCATGCGATTGCAACACGCAACGTATTGATCCGCGCTTAGCAGATTTGGCAGACTTTTTTAAAAAATAG
- the rpmF gene encoding 50S ribosomal protein L32 — translation MAVPFRKVSKTRKRKRRTHFKLSIPGMVECPQCHEMKLSHRVCKSCGYYKDREVVSK, via the coding sequence ATGGCAGTACCTTTTAGAAAAGTATCGAAAACACGCAAGAGAAAGCGTCGTACTCATTTTAAACTTTCTATACCTGGTATGGTAGAGTGCCCACAATGCCACGAGATGAAATTATCCCACCGTGTATGTAAAAGCTGTGGATATTATAAAGATCGTGAAGTCGTAAGCAAGTAA
- the fapR gene encoding transcription factor FapR → MRLSKKERHLLLRKKLEEIPFLTDEDLAEELSVSIPTIRLDRLELGIPELRGRIKTVAEANLQKVKSLHINEVIGDVLDLQLNTSGISIFEIQRQHIFQKTRIARGHYLFAQANSLAVAVIDSEVVLTATANIRFLRPVFLGEKCVAKAYVVEEVNTKGVFVIKVDTFVQNEQVFSGEFKVAKYTDGK, encoded by the coding sequence ATGAGGCTCTCCAAAAAGGAACGGCATTTATTGCTGCGCAAAAAACTTGAAGAGATTCCATTTTTGACAGATGAAGACTTGGCTGAAGAATTGTCAGTAAGTATACCAACAATACGTTTGGATCGTTTAGAGCTTGGGATTCCTGAGCTAAGGGGACGAATTAAAACAGTAGCAGAAGCAAATCTTCAAAAAGTAAAGTCATTACATATCAATGAGGTTATAGGTGATGTTTTAGATTTACAGTTAAACACGAGTGGTATTTCGATATTCGAGATTCAACGCCAGCATATCTTTCAAAAAACAAGGATTGCAAGGGGACACTACTTATTTGCCCAAGCAAATTCGCTAGCGGTTGCTGTAATTGACTCTGAGGTAGTATTGACAGCCACTGCTAATATAAGATTTTTACGTCCTGTGTTCCTTGGGGAAAAATGTGTAGCTAAGGCTTATGTGGTTGAAGAAGTTAATACTAAAGGTGTATTTGTTATTAAGGTTGACACCTTCGTGCAAAATGAACAGGTATTTAGTGGCGAATTTAAAGTAGCTAAATATACAGACGGAAAATAG
- the plsX gene encoding phosphate acyltransferase PlsX — protein sequence MKIAIDAMGGDYAPAEIVYGVIESAKKHQDVLFALVGDENKIKEHINELPKNITIHHTDEVIEVDEEPVRAVKKKKNSSIVVAAKLVKEKQAQAMITAGNTGAFMAAGLLVIGRLPGVARPALAPVFPSKGGKGTMVLDVGANMDAKPEYLLQHAILGSIYMNKMLGIQSPRVGLVNIGSEAGKGNELSKAAYQLLEQASINFVGNIEARDVMADKCDVLVCDGFTGNILLKTAEGVASTIFGTLKSEIKKSLIAKIGGFILLPTFKTLKGKLDYHEYGGAPLLGLNGACIKSHGSSDRRAIMNAIEQTMTFINNNTLEEMTRELTNRSEVVE from the coding sequence ATGAAAATTGCAATAGATGCTATGGGTGGAGATTATGCACCTGCAGAGATTGTTTATGGCGTAATAGAATCTGCTAAGAAGCATCAAGATGTTTTATTTGCTTTAGTAGGCGATGAGAATAAAATAAAAGAGCATATAAATGAATTACCTAAAAACATTACGATACATCATACTGATGAAGTAATTGAAGTTGATGAAGAACCTGTTAGGGCTGTGAAAAAGAAAAAAAATTCATCCATAGTGGTAGCGGCTAAACTTGTAAAAGAGAAGCAAGCTCAGGCAATGATTACTGCAGGCAATACAGGCGCCTTTATGGCTGCTGGACTTTTAGTTATTGGAAGACTGCCTGGAGTAGCTCGTCCAGCTCTAGCACCAGTATTTCCATCTAAAGGTGGAAAGGGAACGATGGTTTTGGACGTTGGTGCTAATATGGATGCTAAACCCGAATACTTACTACAGCACGCAATTCTCGGAAGTATTTATATGAATAAGATGCTAGGAATCCAATCACCAAGGGTGGGCCTTGTGAACATAGGAAGCGAAGCTGGTAAAGGTAATGAGTTATCGAAAGCAGCTTATCAATTATTAGAACAAGCATCTATTAACTTTGTTGGGAATATTGAGGCCCGTGATGTTATGGCAGATAAATGTGATGTGCTTGTATGTGATGGATTTACGGGAAACATATTATTAAAGACGGCTGAGGGAGTAGCTTCTACAATATTTGGAACTTTAAAAAGTGAAATTAAAAAATCGTTAATTGCTAAAATAGGTGGTTTTATTTTGCTTCCTACCTTTAAAACGCTTAAGGGTAAACTCGACTATCATGAGTATGGTGGTGCACCACTATTAGGCTTAAATGGTGCGTGTATTAAAAGTCACGGATCTTCTGACCGTAGAGCTATCATGAATGCAATCGAGCAAACGATGACGTTTATCAATAATAATACACTTGAAGAAATGACTAGGGAGCTTACGAACAGGAGTGAAGTTGTTGAATAA
- a CDS encoding beta-ketoacyl-ACP synthase III, protein MNNINVGILGTGSYLPEKIVTNKDLEQQIDTTDEWIRSRTGIEERRIAKACESTSDLGIIAAKKALEDANVDAKEIDLIIVATLTPDYTFPSTACIIQHQLGAKKAAAYDLSAACSGFIYGVASGAQFIESGLYKYVLVIGAETITKILDWEDRSTCVLFGDGAGACVLGPVNDERGFKSFVLGSDGSGGALLSQPSSGSKQPITPETIAAKANTLKMVGSEVFKFAVRVMGNVSEEAVEKSGLRKEDIDFFVPHQANIRIIEPAMKRLGLGMDKVYINLNKYGNMSSASIPVALDEAIRFGQIKKGDTVILVGFGAGLTWGATVVTM, encoded by the coding sequence TTGAATAACATAAATGTTGGAATTCTAGGCACGGGCTCATATTTGCCAGAAAAAATAGTTACTAATAAAGACTTAGAGCAACAAATTGATACTACTGATGAGTGGATACGCTCTAGAACTGGTATAGAGGAAAGACGCATTGCAAAAGCATGTGAATCAACATCAGATTTGGGGATTATAGCTGCAAAAAAGGCTTTAGAAGATGCTAACGTTGACGCTAAGGAAATAGATTTAATTATAGTTGCTACACTAACACCTGATTACACCTTCCCAAGTACGGCGTGTATAATCCAACATCAACTAGGTGCTAAAAAAGCAGCTGCATATGATTTATCTGCTGCTTGCTCAGGCTTTATTTATGGTGTTGCTAGCGGTGCACAGTTTATTGAATCTGGACTTTATAAATATGTTTTAGTCATTGGTGCAGAAACTATTACTAAGATTCTTGACTGGGAAGATCGCTCTACCTGTGTGCTTTTTGGTGATGGTGCAGGTGCCTGTGTCTTAGGACCTGTAAACGATGAGAGAGGATTTAAGTCCTTTGTGTTAGGCTCTGATGGTAGTGGAGGAGCATTGTTAAGTCAGCCGTCTAGTGGGTCAAAGCAACCAATTACACCAGAGACAATTGCAGCAAAAGCAAACACTTTAAAAATGGTTGGAAGTGAAGTGTTTAAGTTTGCTGTCAGAGTAATGGGGAATGTCTCGGAAGAGGCAGTGGAAAAATCAGGTTTGCGTAAAGAAGATATTGACTTTTTCGTGCCACACCAGGCAAATATTAGAATTATTGAACCAGCTATGAAGCGCCTCGGCCTAGGTATGGATAAAGTATATATAAATTTAAATAAATATGGAAATATGTCATCAGCTTCTATTCCAGTTGCCTTAGACGAGGCGATTCGATTTGGACAGATAAAAAAGGGTGACACTGTAATCTTAGTTGGTTTTGGCGCAGGTTTAACCTGGGGTGCAACTGTTGTAACGATGTAA
- the fabK gene encoding enoyl-[acyl-carrier-protein] reductase FabK, with translation MKTKITELLGIEYPIIQGGMAWIANGDLALAVSKAGGLGTIGAGSAPAEWVRGEIQKVKSLTDKPFAVNIMLLSPHAKDVVDVVIEEQVPIVTTGAGNPGIFMKRFKEAGIKVIPVVPSVALAKRLEKLGVDALIVEGMEAGGHIGELTTMALVPQVVDAVNVPVIAAGGMADGRGLVAALALGAEGVQFGTRFIVAHECTAPHQNYKEAIIKASDRDTVVTGRPTGHPVRVIRNKLTREYQELEKSGASKEELESFGIGKYRMAVEGDIQHGSILSGQIAGMVTKQESVAEIIEDIMATTKSTLERVRAVN, from the coding sequence ATGAAAACAAAAATTACTGAACTATTAGGTATTGAGTATCCAATTATTCAAGGAGGAATGGCTTGGATAGCCAATGGCGACTTAGCTTTAGCTGTGTCTAAAGCAGGCGGTTTAGGAACTATTGGCGCAGGTAGTGCTCCAGCAGAATGGGTTAGAGGAGAAATTCAGAAAGTAAAGTCATTAACAGATAAACCTTTTGCTGTAAACATCATGCTTTTATCACCTCACGCTAAAGATGTAGTAGATGTTGTAATCGAAGAGCAAGTTCCAATAGTAACTACAGGTGCTGGTAATCCAGGGATTTTCATGAAACGATTTAAGGAAGCTGGCATTAAGGTTATACCAGTTGTACCATCTGTAGCACTTGCTAAAAGGCTAGAGAAGCTTGGAGTTGACGCGCTGATTGTTGAAGGGATGGAAGCTGGAGGCCATATTGGTGAACTGACAACGATGGCATTAGTCCCACAGGTTGTGGATGCAGTAAATGTACCTGTTATTGCAGCTGGAGGAATGGCTGACGGTAGAGGTTTAGTAGCAGCCTTAGCACTAGGTGCTGAAGGAGTACAATTTGGAACAAGATTTATTGTTGCACATGAATGTACAGCTCCGCATCAAAACTATAAAGAGGCAATAATAAAAGCTAGTGACCGTGACACAGTCGTAACAGGTCGTCCGACTGGGCATCCTGTGCGTGTTATTCGTAATAAGCTAACTAGGGAATACCAAGAACTTGAAAAGAGTGGAGCATCTAAAGAGGAATTAGAGTCATTTGGTATTGGTAAATATCGCATGGCTGTAGAAGGTGATATTCAGCATGGATCCATTTTATCAGGACAAATTGCAGGGATGGTAACTAAGCAAGAATCTGTAGCAGAGATTATAGAAGATATAATGGCTACAACGAAATCAACTTTAGAGCGAGTACGTGCAGTAAACTAG
- the fabD gene encoding ACP S-malonyltransferase, translating to MGKVAFVFPGQGSQYVGMAKDLYDQFPEVRELYKQADEIIGEDITKLCFEGPDNELRKTFNTQPALLLTSMAVLKAMELSGINIKADYMAGHSLGEYSAIVAAGGLSFEDGVALVRKRGMFMEEAVPEGKGAMTAILGLDREVLQDICSKASKPDDVVQLANINCPGQIVISGHKGAVEIAGELAKQQGAKRVIPLTVSGPFHSALMEPAKENLQQAISKICFNDTDIPVVANVDAKQVSRSGNIKELLLEQLTSSVLWEDSIRHLVDEGVDTFIEVGAGKVLSGLIKKIHRDLNIYNVEDLDSIEKLKKSLSN from the coding sequence ATGGGAAAGGTAGCATTTGTATTTCCAGGTCAAGGCTCTCAATATGTTGGAATGGCCAAAGACTTATACGACCAATTTCCAGAAGTACGCGAGCTTTACAAACAAGCAGATGAGATTATAGGTGAAGATATTACAAAGCTATGCTTTGAAGGACCTGATAATGAATTAAGAAAAACTTTTAATACACAACCAGCGCTATTATTAACAAGCATGGCTGTATTGAAAGCGATGGAACTATCAGGCATAAATATTAAAGCAGATTATATGGCAGGGCATAGTCTAGGGGAATACTCGGCAATTGTCGCTGCAGGTGGTTTATCTTTCGAGGATGGGGTAGCACTTGTTCGAAAAAGAGGAATGTTTATGGAAGAAGCTGTACCTGAAGGAAAAGGTGCAATGACAGCTATTCTTGGACTTGATAGAGAAGTTTTACAAGATATTTGTTCTAAAGCTTCAAAGCCAGACGATGTTGTTCAACTTGCAAATATTAATTGCCCTGGTCAGATTGTGATTTCTGGTCATAAGGGTGCCGTTGAAATAGCGGGAGAATTAGCTAAGCAACAGGGTGCTAAACGTGTAATTCCATTAACGGTTAGTGGGCCTTTTCATTCTGCATTGATGGAGCCAGCAAAAGAAAATTTACAACAAGCAATTTCAAAAATATGCTTTAATGATACTGATATACCAGTAGTAGCTAATGTCGATGCTAAGCAAGTTTCTAGGTCTGGAAATATCAAAGAACTTTTACTCGAACAACTTACATCATCCGTTCTTTGGGAAGATTCAATACGTCATCTTGTAGATGAAGGTGTAGATACGTTCATTGAGGTTGGTGCTGGGAAGGTTTTATCAGGACTTATTAAAAAAATTCATCGCGATCTTAATATTTATAATGTAGAAGATTTAGACTCCATAGAAAAACTAAAAAAATCATTATCAAATTAA
- the fabG gene encoding 3-oxoacyl-[acyl-carrier-protein] reductase yields MLNEQVAIVTGASRGIGKAVAIELARAGAKVVVNYAGSEDKAIEVKKQIEELGGEAEIFKANVANSEDVGDLVSFAIEKYGKIDILINNAGITRDTLIMRMKESEWDEVIDINLKGVFNCIKAVTRPMMKQKAGRIINLSSVVGIAGNAGQANYVAAKAGVIGLTKTAAKELAARGITVNAVAPGFIETDMTDKLPESVKEEILKQIPLGKMGQPEDIANTVSFLCSDKARYITGQVLVVDGGMVM; encoded by the coding sequence ATGTTGAATGAACAAGTTGCTATTGTTACTGGCGCTTCTAGGGGTATCGGTAAAGCAGTTGCAATTGAACTAGCAAGGGCAGGCGCAAAGGTAGTAGTTAATTATGCAGGCAGTGAAGATAAGGCAATAGAAGTAAAAAAACAAATAGAAGAATTGGGCGGAGAGGCTGAAATATTCAAAGCTAATGTTGCTAATTCTGAAGATGTTGGCGATTTAGTTTCCTTTGCTATTGAAAAATATGGGAAAATTGATATATTAATCAATAACGCTGGTATAACTAGAGATACTCTCATAATGAGAATGAAGGAGTCTGAATGGGACGAAGTAATTGACATTAACCTGAAGGGTGTTTTCAATTGTATAAAGGCAGTAACTCGTCCAATGATGAAGCAAAAGGCTGGTCGCATTATTAACCTTTCCTCTGTCGTAGGCATTGCAGGTAATGCTGGTCAGGCAAACTATGTTGCGGCAAAGGCTGGAGTAATAGGTTTGACAAAAACAGCTGCTAAAGAATTAGCAGCGAGAGGTATTACGGTAAACGCTGTTGCACCAGGATTTATCGAGACTGACATGACGGACAAACTACCTGAATCAGTTAAGGAAGAAATTCTAAAGCAAATCCCACTTGGTAAGATGGGACAGCCAGAAGACATAGCTAATACTGTAAGTTTTCTGTGCTCAGATAAGGCAAGATATATCACTGGTCAAGTTCTAGTAGTTGACGGTGGCATGGTGATGTAA
- a CDS encoding acyl carrier protein, with protein sequence MSDVFNRVKEIIVDRLGVDESEVTLEASFKDDLNADSLDVVELVMELEDEFGMEISDEDAEKITTVGEAVKYIESK encoded by the coding sequence ATGTCTGATGTATTTAATAGAGTTAAGGAAATTATTGTTGATCGTTTAGGTGTAGATGAATCTGAAGTAACATTAGAAGCTTCTTTCAAGGATGACTTAAATGCTGACTCTCTTGATGTTGTTGAACTTGTAATGGAATTAGAAGACGAGTTTGGTATGGAAATTTCTGATGAAGATGCAGAAAAGATCACTACAGTTGGAGAAGCAGTTAAGTATATTGAAAGCAAATAA
- the fabF gene encoding beta-ketoacyl-ACP synthase II: MKKRVVITGMGALTPIGNDVNSYWDSLMNCRSGVRLIEKFDTTDYPTKIGAEVKGFEPSDFIDRKEVKRMDRFVQFAVAAAKMAIEDAKLTIDDKNSHRIGTYIGSGIGGLETWENQHKVLLEKGPKRISPFLIPMMIANMASGVVSIHVGARGPNSAAISACATGTHSIGDAFKIIQRGEADVMITGGTEASITPLGFAGFCAARAMSTRNDQPEKASRPFDKDRDGFVMGEGAGVIVLETLEHALERGATIYAEIAGYGLSGDAYHLTAPSPEGEGAARAMEMAITDAGLKPEQISYINAHGTSTDFNDKFETMAIKTVFKEHAAKLPISSTKSMTGHLLGAAGGIEAIACVKAIQEDIVPPTINYETPDPECDLDYVPNEPRKVIVEATLSNSLGFGGHNASICIKKYR, translated from the coding sequence ATGAAAAAACGTGTTGTAATTACAGGTATGGGTGCACTTACCCCAATCGGAAATGATGTTAATAGTTATTGGGATAGCTTAATGAATTGTCGCTCTGGAGTTAGATTGATCGAAAAGTTCGATACTACTGATTACCCGACAAAGATTGGCGCAGAGGTAAAAGGCTTTGAGCCTAGTGACTTTATTGACCGTAAAGAAGTTAAGCGTATGGATCGTTTTGTTCAATTTGCTGTAGCAGCAGCGAAAATGGCAATTGAAGATGCTAAACTTACAATTGATGACAAGAATAGTCACAGAATTGGAACCTATATAGGCTCTGGAATTGGTGGACTAGAAACATGGGAGAACCAACATAAAGTTCTACTTGAAAAAGGGCCTAAGCGTATTAGTCCATTCTTAATTCCAATGATGATTGCTAATATGGCTTCTGGAGTTGTTTCAATTCACGTAGGTGCCCGTGGTCCTAACAGTGCAGCTATTTCTGCCTGTGCTACTGGTACCCATTCTATAGGTGATGCATTTAAGATTATTCAGCGTGGAGAAGCAGATGTAATGATAACAGGTGGAACTGAAGCAAGTATAACACCACTAGGATTTGCGGGATTCTGCGCAGCTCGAGCTATGTCAACTAGGAATGACCAGCCAGAGAAAGCGAGTAGGCCTTTTGACAAAGATCGTGACGGATTTGTTATGGGTGAAGGAGCAGGCGTAATAGTATTAGAAACTTTAGAGCATGCACTAGAACGTGGAGCTACAATATATGCTGAAATTGCTGGTTATGGCTTAAGTGGTGATGCTTATCATTTAACAGCCCCATCTCCTGAAGGTGAAGGTGCTGCACGAGCAATGGAAATGGCTATTACAGATGCAGGATTAAAACCTGAGCAAATCAGTTATATTAATGCACATGGCACTTCAACAGACTTTAATGATAAATTTGAAACAATGGCTATAAAAACTGTTTTTAAAGAACACGCAGCAAAGCTACCAATAAGTTCAACTAAGTCGATGACAGGTCACTTATTAGGGGCAGCAGGGGGTATAGAAGCGATTGCTTGCGTAAAGGCGATACAAGAAGATATCGTACCTCCAACAATCAATTATGAAACTCCTGATCCAGAATGTGATTTAGATTATGTGCCTAATGAACCACGAAAAGTGATAGTAGAGGCAACATTATCTAACTCATTAGGTTTTGGTGGGCATAATGCATCAATTTGTATAAAAAAATATAGATAG
- the rnc gene encoding ribonuclease III — translation MKRFEQLQHSLGIQFNNRKLLYQAFTHASYINEHRRELKEDNERLEFLGDAVLELTVSEYLYKTHPKMKEGELTKLRAAVVCEPSLVFYANNLKFGDFILLGRGEEYTGGRKRPALLADVFEAFIGALYLDQGIHAVKAFLERNVFVLISEGKFIRTNDYKSELQEFVQEKNIGPIEYRIISEEGPAHQKTFISKVFIDGQPIGQGSGKTKKEAEQEAANVTLQRIR, via the coding sequence TTGAAAAGGTTTGAGCAATTACAACATAGTTTAGGTATACAATTTAATAATCGAAAATTGTTATATCAGGCCTTTACCCATGCGTCATACATAAATGAGCACCGCAGGGAGCTAAAAGAAGACAATGAACGGCTAGAATTTTTAGGTGATGCAGTACTCGAGCTAACGGTAAGCGAATACCTGTATAAAACACATCCTAAAATGAAGGAAGGAGAGCTAACTAAGCTGCGCGCTGCAGTTGTATGTGAGCCATCATTAGTGTTTTATGCAAACAATCTAAAATTTGGCGATTTTATCCTGCTAGGCAGAGGAGAAGAATACACTGGTGGTCGTAAACGACCAGCATTATTAGCAGATGTTTTTGAAGCCTTTATAGGTGCACTATACTTAGATCAAGGTATTCACGCTGTAAAAGCATTTCTCGAAAGAAATGTATTTGTATTAATATCAGAAGGCAAATTTATAAGAACAAACGACTATAAAAGCGAATTGCAGGAATTTGTGCAAGAGAAAAACATAGGTCCAATTGAATATCGCATTATTAGCGAAGAAGGCCCTGCTCATCAAAAAACATTTATATCTAAAGTGTTTATTGATGGACAACCGATTGGACAGGGTTCAGGTAAAACCAAAAAAGAGGCAGAACAAGAGGCTGCTAATGTAACACTGCAAAGGATAAGATAA
- a CDS encoding elongator complex protein 3, with product MQKKIISIFVSHLGCPHDCAYCNQEKITGHKKALFRSMVDIKTDIENQLATINCNQNHVEIAFYGGSFTGLPIEYQIQLLELAKSYVKANKLLGIRFSTRPDYVTPDIINYLKAYPISAIELGVQSLDDNVLKLSKRGHTSQHVYDAVEAIKNTGFKLGIQIMTGLPGDSMQSVLDTAERVITLKPDFVRIYPTLVLAGTDLADWYKQGQYTPWTVEETINNIAKILPLFFEADIPIIRLGLQENQDLQKIGTIIAGPHRPNIRQLIESQYYLSCLYKIGDDLFKDRNGEKHKDLSIIIHPADETAVRGKSNINIKKFTERYSCKVSIIKDLAQPRNFITLHENV from the coding sequence ATGCAAAAGAAAATCATATCGATTTTTGTTTCCCATTTAGGATGTCCACATGATTGTGCTTACTGCAATCAAGAAAAAATTACAGGCCATAAGAAAGCATTATTTAGATCGATGGTTGATATCAAGACAGACATTGAAAATCAGTTAGCCACTATTAATTGTAATCAGAATCATGTGGAAATAGCGTTTTATGGAGGTAGCTTTACTGGTTTACCAATCGAGTATCAAATACAACTACTAGAATTGGCGAAAAGCTATGTAAAAGCAAACAAATTATTAGGAATTAGATTTTCTACTCGACCTGACTATGTTACACCTGATATAATTAATTATTTGAAAGCATACCCTATTTCAGCCATTGAGCTTGGGGTACAATCTTTAGACGATAATGTGCTAAAATTGAGCAAGCGGGGACACACTAGCCAACATGTATATGATGCAGTCGAAGCTATTAAAAACACAGGTTTTAAGCTAGGCATCCAAATCATGACAGGTCTACCTGGTGATTCTATGCAATCTGTGCTGGATACAGCAGAGCGGGTTATTACTCTTAAGCCTGATTTTGTAAGAATTTATCCTACCCTAGTTCTAGCAGGCACTGATTTGGCGGATTGGTACAAGCAAGGGCAATACACTCCTTGGACAGTAGAGGAGACTATTAATAATATAGCTAAAATTCTACCACTATTTTTTGAAGCAGATATTCCCATTATTCGATTGGGACTTCAAGAAAACCAGGATTTACAGAAGATTGGCACAATCATAGCGGGACCGCACCGCCCGAATATCAGACAATTAATTGAGAGTCAGTATTATCTCAGCTGTTTATATAAAATCGGTGATGATTTATTTAAGGATCGAAATGGGGAAAAACATAAGGACCTTAGTATAATTATTCATCCAGCAGATGAAACGGCAGTTCGTGGCAAGAGCAATATAAATATTAAGAAATTTACAGAGAGATATTCATGTAAAGTAAGCATTATAAAAGATTTGGCACAGCCAAGAAATTTTATAACCCTACATGAAAACGTATGA